A single Streptomyces sp. Edi2 DNA region contains:
- a CDS encoding SRPBCC family protein, with protein sequence MPIFEVVTAVAAPPDQVFAVCLDVQAHTRSMSSSSERAVDGRTRGELSLGDTVTFQARHFGLTWRLKARITAYDRPRRFVDEQESGPFKRWHHAHHFEPDGAGGTVMRDVIDFASPLGPVGRIVDRVLLSRYMPHLIRARNAHLAGTFD encoded by the coding sequence GTGCCGATTTTCGAGGTCGTGACAGCCGTTGCCGCACCCCCGGACCAAGTGTTCGCGGTATGCCTGGATGTCCAGGCGCATACCCGCTCGATGTCCTCGTCGTCGGAGCGAGCGGTGGACGGCAGGACCCGGGGCGAGCTGTCGCTCGGTGACACGGTGACCTTCCAGGCTCGGCATTTCGGCCTGACCTGGCGGCTCAAGGCCCGCATCACCGCATACGACCGGCCCCGACGATTCGTGGACGAGCAGGAGTCCGGGCCTTTCAAGCGATGGCATCACGCCCACCACTTCGAGCCGGACGGCGCCGGTGGCACCGTGATGAGAGACGTCATCGACTTCGCCTCGCCCCTGGGGCCTGTCGGTCGCATCGTCGACAGAGTCCTCCTGAGCCGGTACATGCCCCACCTCATCAGAGCCCGCAACGCCCACCTGGCCGGCACCTTCGACTGA
- a CDS encoding DeoR/GlpR family DNA-binding transcription regulator codes for MDRVEAQEERRRRMRDAVIARGFVRTADLAEQFDVSLMTAHRDLDALQAQGWLRKVRGGATGLPSAQFHGSVAERMATMAQTKQQLARAAATLLVPGQSVLLDDSTTCLLLAHQVAGHTPLTVITNSLPAITTLAKEPGISLITLGGAYFPAYDAFMGPHTAEAVRAFRADVLFMSTTAVTNGRCYHTSPETVQVKRAMMESAGRRILVADHTKFTKGGLYALAPLTDFDLLIVDDGLPPDQVRNIRTAGTEVLVVPARG; via the coding sequence ATGGACCGGGTCGAGGCCCAGGAGGAACGGCGCCGCCGGATGCGGGACGCCGTCATCGCCCGCGGTTTCGTCCGCACCGCGGACCTCGCCGAACAGTTCGACGTCAGCCTGATGACCGCGCACCGCGATCTGGACGCCCTGCAGGCGCAGGGCTGGCTCCGCAAGGTCCGCGGGGGCGCGACGGGGCTGCCGTCGGCACAGTTCCACGGCAGCGTCGCGGAGCGGATGGCCACCATGGCGCAGACCAAGCAGCAGCTGGCGCGGGCCGCCGCCACCCTGCTGGTCCCCGGGCAGTCGGTGCTGCTCGACGACAGCACGACGTGCCTGCTGCTGGCCCACCAGGTCGCCGGGCACACCCCGCTGACGGTGATCACCAACTCCCTGCCCGCCATCACCACCCTCGCCAAGGAGCCCGGCATCTCACTGATCACGCTGGGCGGCGCGTACTTCCCGGCGTACGACGCCTTCATGGGCCCGCACACCGCGGAGGCGGTACGGGCCTTCCGCGCCGATGTGCTGTTCATGTCCACCACGGCCGTCACCAACGGCCGCTGCTACCACACCTCACCGGAGACCGTGCAGGTCAAGCGAGCCATGATGGAAAGCGCCGGCCGCCGCATCCTGGTCGCCGACCACACCAAGTTCACCAAGGGCGGCCTCTACGCCCTGGCCCCCCTGACCGACTTCGACCTCCTGATCGTCGACGACGGACTCCCGCCGGACCAGGTACGGAACATCCGGACGGCCGGCACCGAGGTGCTGGTGGTACCGGCCCGGGGCTGA
- a CDS encoding MFS transporter — MTNSPPRSLITRMGIPPTLAWGYLGLLLFMIGDGVESGYLSPYLADQGIPEPRVALLFTVYGVAAGLAAWLSGVLSELWGPRRVMWAGLGIWGAFQLLFLLAAVPLTSYPMMMLAYGLRGLGYPLFAYGFLVWVAGVTPRARLGTAMGWFWFAFTGGLPTLGSLVAGGLIPHIGAYATLWAALVLVAAGGLTALLLVRDDHGARRPRGAGKGPVATLVGSVTILWRNPRVGAGSVVRVINTASQFGFFVIMPIHFTRTVGFSLTQWLHLLSAMFATNIFANLLFGVLGDRFGWRRTIAWFGGAGCTLSTLLLFYVPDAAGPNFPLALLVAAFYGATLAGYVPLSALVPTLEPKHQGQALAALNLGAGASTFVGPAVVAAFVGPLGVEGVVWIFAGMYAVSCVLAHFLKLPDEPGAAAAGDAAIRRGEAPEDTAAGAAPSPA; from the coding sequence ATGACGAACTCTCCTCCGCGTTCGCTGATCACACGCATGGGTATCCCGCCGACGCTCGCCTGGGGATACCTCGGACTCCTCCTCTTCATGATCGGAGACGGGGTCGAGTCCGGCTATCTGTCGCCCTACCTCGCCGACCAGGGCATCCCCGAGCCCCGGGTCGCGCTGCTGTTCACCGTCTACGGGGTCGCGGCGGGCCTCGCCGCCTGGCTTTCCGGCGTGCTGTCCGAGCTGTGGGGGCCGCGCCGCGTCATGTGGGCGGGCCTGGGCATCTGGGGCGCCTTCCAGTTGCTCTTCCTGCTGGCCGCCGTTCCGCTGACCAGCTACCCGATGATGATGCTCGCCTACGGGCTGCGCGGGCTGGGGTATCCGCTGTTCGCGTACGGGTTCCTGGTCTGGGTCGCGGGGGTGACGCCGCGCGCCCGGCTCGGTACGGCGATGGGGTGGTTCTGGTTCGCCTTCACCGGCGGCCTGCCCACGCTCGGCTCGCTGGTCGCCGGCGGACTCATCCCGCACATCGGTGCCTACGCCACGCTGTGGGCCGCGCTGGTGCTGGTGGCCGCGGGCGGGCTGACCGCGCTGCTGCTGGTGCGGGACGACCACGGCGCACGGCGGCCCCGCGGGGCGGGGAAGGGACCGGTGGCCACCCTGGTCGGCAGCGTCACGATCCTGTGGCGCAACCCCAGGGTCGGGGCCGGCTCGGTGGTCCGGGTGATCAATACGGCCTCGCAGTTCGGCTTCTTCGTGATCATGCCGATCCACTTCACCCGGACGGTCGGCTTCAGCCTCACCCAGTGGCTGCATCTGCTCAGCGCCATGTTCGCCACCAATATCTTCGCCAACCTGCTGTTCGGCGTGCTCGGCGACCGGTTCGGCTGGCGCCGCACCATCGCCTGGTTCGGCGGCGCCGGCTGCACGCTCAGCACCCTGCTGCTCTTCTACGTCCCGGACGCGGCGGGCCCGAACTTCCCGCTCGCCCTCCTGGTCGCCGCCTTCTACGGCGCTACGCTGGCAGGTTATGTACCGCTGTCGGCGCTGGTGCCCACCCTGGAGCCGAAGCACCAGGGGCAGGCGCTGGCCGCCCTCAACCTGGGCGCGGGAGCCAGCACCTTCGTCGGCCCGGCCGTCGTCGCGGCCTTCGTCGGGCCGCTCGGCGTCGAAGGGGTGGTCTGGATCTTCGCGGGGATGTACGCCGTGAGCTGTGTGCTCGCCCATTTCCTGAAGCTGCCGGACGAGCCGGGTGCGGCGGCTGCGGGCGACGCCGCCATACGGCGCGGCGAGGCCCCGGAGGACACCGCGGCCGGCGCCGCCCCGTCCCCGGCGTGA
- a CDS encoding FGGY-family carbohydrate kinase, with protein MSVLTIDVGTTVIKSVVFDDQGTEIAVARRATEVLRPHPGWAEQDMDAVWDAVVHTVRTVLDGLADPVWLVSFTAQGDGAWLVDDRGRPTGPALLWSDGRAGDLLTGWQRGGVLEAAFRRNGSLTCAGMPNALFSWLAAHDPDRLARSATSLTAAGWLFLRFTGVCASDESDASAPFLDHATGDYDPYILELFGLGEYERLLPTVLGESQRIAEITGAAADELGLPAGLPVVMSPYDIAATARGVGVVNPGQACSILGTTLCTEIVRTDVDTSGEPSGIHIAYRGRERVLRAFPTLNGAEVLGWAARLLHLPGPPELAQLAFESEPGARGLMFLPYLSPAGERAPFLDPGARGTFWGLSLEHTPADLARAVFDGLSLVLRDSLAAARTDVSELRLCGGGANSDAWCALIADATGVPTARSGDTELGAKGAFLTGLVRTGAETSMHSAAAKYVRMQRGWEPDPERTEFYAALYEDFLGWRAHAREAGWRGGAVWRGNSRRRAEAPGRPTETTGTTPGDPRD; from the coding sequence ATGTCCGTACTGACCATCGATGTCGGCACCACGGTGATCAAGTCCGTGGTCTTCGACGACCAGGGCACCGAGATCGCCGTCGCCCGCCGGGCCACCGAGGTCCTGCGCCCGCACCCCGGCTGGGCGGAACAGGACATGGACGCGGTCTGGGACGCCGTCGTCCACACCGTCCGCACGGTCCTCGACGGGCTGGCCGACCCGGTCTGGCTGGTGTCGTTCACCGCCCAGGGCGACGGCGCCTGGCTCGTCGACGATCGTGGCCGGCCCACCGGGCCTGCCCTCCTGTGGTCCGACGGCCGGGCCGGGGACCTGCTCACCGGCTGGCAGCGCGGCGGCGTCCTGGAGGCGGCCTTCCGCCGCAACGGCTCGCTGACCTGCGCGGGGATGCCCAACGCCCTCTTCAGCTGGCTCGCCGCACACGACCCGGACCGGCTGGCCCGCTCCGCCACCTCGCTCACCGCGGCCGGCTGGCTCTTCCTGCGCTTCACCGGCGTGTGCGCCAGCGATGAGTCCGACGCCTCCGCGCCGTTCCTCGACCACGCCACCGGTGACTACGACCCTTACATCCTGGAGCTGTTCGGCCTCGGGGAGTACGAGCGGCTGCTGCCCACCGTCCTCGGGGAGTCGCAGCGGATCGCCGAGATCACCGGCGCGGCGGCGGACGAACTGGGGCTGCCGGCCGGGCTCCCGGTCGTGATGTCCCCCTACGACATCGCCGCCACCGCCCGCGGCGTCGGCGTCGTCAACCCCGGCCAGGCCTGCAGCATCCTCGGCACCACCCTGTGCACCGAGATCGTCCGGACCGACGTCGACACCAGCGGCGAACCGTCCGGAATCCATATCGCCTACCGGGGCCGCGAGCGGGTGCTGCGTGCCTTCCCCACGCTCAACGGCGCCGAGGTGCTCGGCTGGGCGGCCCGGCTGCTGCATCTGCCGGGGCCGCCGGAGCTGGCACAGCTGGCCTTCGAGTCGGAGCCGGGCGCCCGCGGGCTGATGTTCCTGCCGTACCTCTCGCCGGCCGGGGAGCGGGCCCCCTTCCTCGACCCGGGCGCCCGCGGCACCTTCTGGGGCCTGTCCCTGGAACACACTCCCGCCGATCTCGCACGCGCCGTCTTCGACGGGCTCTCGCTGGTCCTGCGGGACTCGCTGGCCGCCGCCCGTACGGACGTCAGCGAGCTGCGGCTGTGCGGCGGCGGAGCCAACAGCGACGCCTGGTGTGCGCTGATCGCCGATGCCACGGGCGTGCCCACCGCCCGCTCCGGCGACACCGAACTCGGCGCCAAGGGCGCCTTCCTCACCGGCCTGGTCCGCACCGGCGCCGAGACCAGCATGCACAGCGCCGCCGCCAAGTACGTCCGGATGCAGCGCGGTTGGGAGCCCGACCCGGAGCGCACGGAGTTCTATGCCGCGCTGTACGAGGACTTCCTCGGGTGGCGGGCGCACGCCCGGGAGGCCGGCTGGCGGGGCGGCGCGGTCTGGCGGGGGAACTCCCGCCGCCGGGCCGAGGCCCCCGGCCGGCCGACCGAGACCACCGGCACCACCCCTGGAGACCCCCGTGACTGA
- a CDS encoding FGGY family carbohydrate kinase: MTDPRRNRGTPASALDGIWLGLDLGTQSARCVAVDGTGQVLATAARPLTGRRDGNRHEQDPEEWWSALAAACREALGQIDTRRVRGLAIDGTSGTILLADAHGTPLTPGVMYDDGRAAAQAAAVNTAGETIWQELGYRSMQPSWALPKLVHLLADAPAPGPGVRLLHQVDLVTWRLAGHQVAADASHALKTGYHLVEERWPHRVMAELGVPEGVLPEVVRPGRVLGSVCAAATAVTGIPEGTTIVAGMTDGCAAQIGAGALAPGAWNSVLGTTLVLKGSSPHLVRDPAGVVYCHRGPGDNWLPGGASSSGAGVLSRHFPGEDLDALTARAAALPDPDAVAYPLVAGGERFPFRAPDAEPFVLGHVPTRAHEFHAYLLGVACLERLCFDYLDHLGAPVDGPLTLTGGGARNAYWCQLRADVLGRPVRLPQQAEGALGMAVLAATSSGAGLREAAAAMVRIDRELTPDLARTARYAPVHLRFIDALTRRGWLDPAVADHARRRAAP, from the coding sequence GTGACTGACCCGCGCCGAAACCGCGGCACCCCCGCCTCCGCCCTCGACGGCATCTGGCTCGGGCTCGACCTGGGCACCCAGAGCGCGCGCTGCGTCGCCGTCGACGGCACCGGGCAGGTCCTGGCCACCGCCGCCCGCCCGCTCACCGGCCGGCGCGACGGCAACCGGCACGAGCAGGACCCCGAGGAGTGGTGGAGCGCCCTGGCCGCCGCCTGCCGGGAAGCGCTGGGGCAGATCGACACCCGGCGCGTCCGCGGACTGGCGATCGACGGGACCTCCGGCACCATCCTGCTCGCCGACGCCCACGGCACCCCGCTCACCCCCGGAGTGATGTACGACGACGGGCGCGCCGCCGCACAGGCCGCGGCCGTCAACACCGCCGGGGAGACGATCTGGCAGGAGCTGGGCTACCGCAGCATGCAGCCGTCCTGGGCGCTGCCCAAACTCGTGCACCTGCTGGCCGATGCTCCCGCCCCCGGCCCGGGAGTCCGGCTGCTGCACCAGGTCGACCTGGTGACCTGGCGGCTGGCGGGCCATCAGGTCGCGGCCGACGCCAGCCATGCCCTCAAGACCGGCTACCACCTCGTCGAGGAGCGCTGGCCGCACCGGGTGATGGCGGAACTGGGCGTGCCCGAGGGGGTGTTGCCCGAGGTCGTACGCCCCGGCAGGGTGCTCGGCTCGGTGTGCGCCGCTGCCACCGCGGTCACCGGCATCCCCGAAGGAACCACGATCGTCGCCGGGATGACCGACGGCTGCGCCGCACAGATCGGCGCCGGGGCACTCGCCCCGGGCGCCTGGAACTCGGTACTCGGCACCACCCTCGTCCTCAAGGGAAGCAGCCCGCACCTGGTCCGCGACCCGGCGGGCGTCGTCTACTGCCACCGGGGACCGGGCGACAACTGGCTGCCGGGCGGCGCCTCCAGCAGCGGCGCCGGGGTCCTCTCCCGGCACTTCCCCGGCGAGGACCTGGACGCGCTCACCGCGCGGGCCGCGGCCCTGCCCGATCCGGACGCGGTCGCCTACCCCCTGGTCGCCGGCGGCGAACGCTTTCCCTTCCGTGCCCCTGACGCCGAGCCCTTCGTCCTGGGCCACGTCCCCACCCGTGCACACGAGTTCCATGCCTATCTGCTCGGTGTCGCCTGCCTCGAACGGCTCTGCTTCGACTACCTCGACCACCTCGGCGCGCCCGTCGACGGGCCGCTGACCCTCACCGGCGGCGGCGCCCGCAACGCCTACTGGTGCCAGTTGCGCGCCGATGTCCTCGGCCGTCCCGTACGGCTGCCGCAGCAGGCCGAGGGCGCCCTCGGCATGGCGGTCCTCGCCGCCACCTCCTCCGGCGCCGGCCTCCGGGAAGCGGCCGCCGCCATGGTCCGCATCGACCGGGAGCTCACGCCCGACCTCGCCCGCACCGCCCGCTACGCCCCCGTCCACCTCCGCTTCATCGACGCACTCACCCGCCGCGGCTGGCTCGACCCGGCCGTGGCCGACCACGCCCGCAGGAGGGCAGCACCGTGA
- a CDS encoding histidine phosphatase family protein: MTDFLLVRHGETVWHAENRYAGRTDVPLTDRGREQAAALATWAATAGLTAVHSSPLARARLTAAPAAAACGLAAHTDERLYELDFGQGEGLTRDEMRQRFPEHLAAFLADPVGNHLPGGEDPRRAAERAADCLADLAREQPHGRILVVAHSTLVRVLLCHLLGIPLADYRRVFPVLHNGALTEIRIENGRTALLSFNTPALNRAPALH; the protein is encoded by the coding sequence GTGACCGACTTCCTCCTCGTACGCCACGGCGAGACCGTCTGGCATGCGGAGAACCGCTACGCCGGCCGCACCGATGTGCCCCTCACCGACCGCGGCCGCGAGCAGGCCGCCGCCCTCGCCACCTGGGCCGCCACCGCAGGCCTCACCGCCGTCCACAGCTCCCCGCTCGCCCGGGCCCGCCTCACCGCCGCGCCCGCGGCCGCCGCCTGCGGCCTCGCCGCACACACCGACGAACGGCTCTACGAGCTCGACTTCGGCCAGGGCGAGGGCCTGACCAGGGACGAGATGCGCCAACGCTTCCCGGAGCATCTGGCCGCCTTCCTCGCCGACCCGGTCGGGAACCACCTGCCCGGCGGGGAGGACCCGCGCCGCGCCGCCGAGCGCGCCGCCGACTGCCTCGCCGACCTCGCCCGCGAACAGCCGCACGGCCGGATCCTGGTCGTGGCGCACTCCACCCTCGTCCGGGTTCTGCTCTGCCATCTGCTGGGCATCCCGCTCGCCGACTACCGCCGGGTCTTCCCCGTGCTGCACAACGGTGCGCTCACCGAGATCCGCATCGAGAACGGGCGCACCGCGCTGCTCAGCTTCAACACCCCGGCTCTGAACCGGGCGCCTGCCCTGCACTGA
- a CDS encoding 2-hydroxyacid dehydrogenase: MSTTVLAAGNHFIRPGLFTRAVHEAAGETPLEVREIRFDWPHTPFGPVGEVIEASGTEDEMIEALRGVEICVTEHGPLTERILAHCPDLKLFCTSRGGPVNVNVEAATRHGVAVCYAPGRNATATAEHTLTLMLAAARGVGDTHTALRRGVWRGDYYDYDNCGIEIEGATVGLIGFGAIGSRVAKVLAAMGAQVLVHDPYVRPEALAGLAEQVSLDALLTRSRIVSLHARVTAETTGMIGRAEIAAMPRGAILVNCARGALLDYDAVCDALDSGQLRGAGFDVFPEEPLPAGSRLLTAPGVVLTPHIAGGSQEVAHKAARIAAAEAGRYLRGEPLVHCANPGVFQAR; this comes from the coding sequence ATGAGCACCACCGTCCTCGCTGCCGGCAACCACTTCATCCGCCCGGGCCTGTTCACCCGGGCCGTGCACGAGGCCGCCGGGGAGACACCGCTGGAGGTGCGCGAGATCCGGTTCGACTGGCCGCACACCCCCTTCGGCCCGGTCGGCGAGGTCATCGAGGCCTCCGGCACTGAGGACGAGATGATCGAGGCGCTGCGCGGCGTCGAGATCTGCGTCACCGAGCACGGCCCGCTCACCGAGCGGATTCTTGCCCACTGCCCCGATCTGAAGCTGTTCTGCACCAGCCGCGGCGGCCCGGTCAACGTGAACGTCGAAGCCGCCACCCGGCACGGGGTCGCGGTCTGCTACGCCCCCGGCCGTAACGCCACCGCCACCGCGGAGCACACCCTCACCCTGATGCTGGCCGCCGCCCGCGGCGTCGGCGACACCCACACCGCTCTGCGCCGGGGCGTCTGGCGCGGCGACTACTACGACTACGACAACTGCGGCATCGAGATCGAGGGCGCCACCGTCGGGCTGATCGGCTTCGGCGCCATCGGCAGCCGGGTCGCCAAGGTCCTCGCCGCCATGGGCGCCCAGGTCCTCGTCCACGACCCGTACGTCCGCCCCGAGGCGCTGGCCGGCCTCGCCGAACAGGTCTCGCTCGACGCGCTGCTGACCCGTTCCCGCATCGTCTCCCTGCACGCCCGGGTGACCGCGGAGACCACCGGCATGATCGGGCGCGCGGAGATCGCCGCGATGCCCCGTGGCGCGATCCTGGTCAACTGCGCCCGCGGCGCGCTCCTCGACTACGACGCGGTCTGCGATGCGCTGGACTCCGGACAGCTCCGCGGAGCCGGCTTCGACGTCTTCCCCGAGGAACCGCTGCCCGCCGGCTCCCGGCTGCTGACCGCCCCCGGCGTGGTGCTCACCCCGCACATCGCGGGCGGCAGCCAGGAAGTCGCGCACAAGGCCGCACGGATCGCCGCCGCGGAGGCCGGCCGCTATCTGCGCGGCGAGCCGTTGGTGCACTGTGCCAACCCTGGTGTATTTCAGGCCAGGTGA